One stretch of Halobaculum marinum DNA includes these proteins:
- a CDS encoding AI-2E family transporter: MDLRSLTQSRQLWLGAVVAAVAVVGLFVHAFVGTVVFGLFVYYGARPVHRVVADRVANRSAAATLTMLALVLPVLGLLGYAAVVGFREFAAVADPAAVEAALGVLPGDPRSISALVRDPGALVGRLDRLGPLRTRVTTAATTLGALGAGLLHLSLSLSLSFFLLRDGGRLDAWVRTRVAGPETAAYSFLRGVDADLERVYFGNVATVGVVTAAAVVVYNGYNAVAPASVALPVPTLLALLTGLATFVPIVVGKLVYVPATAYLVREAAVADASYLPPAALLVVSFLLLDVLPQTVLRPVLSGRTLHSGLVLFAYVLGAALFGWYGLFLGPLLAVVVVQVAAHAFPHVVVGEPVDAVADGVAIGTDPDVDAATSTDGATDAADD; the protein is encoded by the coding sequence ATGGATCTGCGGTCGTTGACGCAGTCGCGACAGCTCTGGCTCGGCGCGGTCGTCGCGGCGGTCGCGGTCGTCGGCCTGTTCGTTCACGCGTTCGTCGGGACGGTTGTGTTCGGGCTGTTCGTCTACTACGGCGCCCGGCCCGTCCACCGAGTGGTCGCCGACCGCGTCGCCAACCGGTCGGCAGCGGCCACACTCACGATGCTCGCGCTGGTGCTCCCGGTGTTGGGGCTGCTTGGCTACGCGGCGGTCGTCGGGTTCCGCGAGTTCGCCGCCGTCGCCGACCCGGCGGCGGTCGAGGCGGCGCTGGGCGTGCTCCCGGGGGACCCGCGCTCTATCTCGGCACTCGTGCGCGATCCGGGAGCACTGGTCGGACGTCTCGACCGCCTCGGGCCGCTGCGAACCCGGGTGACGACCGCCGCGACCACCCTTGGTGCGCTGGGCGCGGGACTGCTCCACCTCTCGTTGTCGCTGTCGCTGTCGTTCTTCCTCCTGCGCGACGGCGGGCGCCTCGACGCGTGGGTCCGCACCCGGGTCGCCGGTCCGGAGACGGCGGCGTACTCGTTCCTCCGCGGGGTCGACGCCGACCTCGAACGGGTGTACTTCGGCAACGTCGCGACCGTCGGCGTCGTCACCGCGGCGGCGGTCGTCGTGTACAACGGGTACAACGCGGTCGCCCCCGCGTCCGTCGCGCTCCCGGTCCCGACGCTGTTGGCGCTGTTGACCGGTCTCGCGACGTTCGTCCCCATCGTCGTCGGGAAGTTGGTGTACGTGCCCGCGACGGCGTACCTCGTCCGCGAAGCCGCGGTCGCCGACGCCAGCTACCTCCCGCCGGCGGCGCTGTTGGTGGTGTCGTTCCTCCTCCTCGACGTGCTCCCGCAGACGGTGCTCAGGCCAGTGCTGTCCGGTCGGACCCTCCACAGCGGGCTGGTACTGTTCGCGTACGTGCTCGGTGCGGCGCTGTTCGGCTGGTACGGGCTGTTCCTCGGACCGCTGCTCGCGGTCGTCGTCGTCCAAGTCGCCGCCCACGCGTTCCCCCACGTCGTCGTCGGTGAGCCGGTGGACGCGGTCGCCGACGGCGTCGCCATCGGCACCGACCCGGACGTGGACGCCGCGACCTCGACCGACGGCGCGACCGACGCCGCCGACGACTGA
- a CDS encoding P-loop NTPase, translated as MVEAFAVASGKGGTGKTTTTLALGMALAERYDVTVVDADTGMANLLFHTGLADAPVTLQDLLAPDGSAVDVADATYDRHGLRVVPCGTSLAAFERSDPARLREVVAELAADTDVLLLDSPATLASKSAVLPVVLADRVVVVTQPTIPALSDALKVQEYATSYGTGVAGVLFNRVRGDLGGVEEQAERYFEGPMLGSVPDSDAARAARDVGEPLLAHAPDSDAARAFREVAAGVDPEPKAAGDVADRFRSAVVPERP; from the coding sequence ATGGTCGAGGCGTTCGCGGTCGCGAGCGGCAAGGGGGGGACCGGCAAGACCACCACGACGCTCGCACTCGGGATGGCGCTGGCCGAGCGCTACGACGTGACCGTCGTCGACGCCGACACGGGGATGGCGAACCTCCTGTTTCACACCGGACTCGCCGACGCCCCCGTCACCCTCCAGGATCTGCTCGCGCCCGACGGGAGCGCCGTCGACGTCGCCGACGCGACGTACGACCGCCACGGGCTACGGGTCGTCCCCTGCGGCACCAGCCTCGCGGCGTTCGAGCGCTCGGACCCGGCGCGACTGCGCGAGGTCGTCGCCGAACTTGCCGCCGACACGGACGTGCTCTTATTGGACTCGCCCGCGACGCTCGCGTCGAAGTCCGCCGTGTTGCCGGTCGTGCTCGCCGACCGGGTGGTCGTCGTCACACAGCCGACGATTCCGGCGCTGTCGGACGCGCTGAAGGTACAGGAGTACGCCACCTCCTACGGCACCGGCGTCGCGGGCGTCCTGTTCAACCGGGTACGCGGCGACCTCGGCGGCGTCGAGGAACAGGCCGAACGCTACTTCGAGGGACCGATGCTCGGGTCGGTCCCTGACAGCGACGCCGCACGAGCGGCCCGCGACGTGGGCGAACCCCTGTTGGCGCACGCACCCGACAGCGACGCCGCCCGCGCGTTCCGTGAGGTGGCCGCGGGCGTCGACCCCGAGCCGAAGGCCGCCGGCGACGTGGCCGACCGCTTCCGCAGCGCCGTCGTCCCCGAACGGCCATGA
- a CDS encoding sulfatase — MTSAGDAPARGVLLITVDSLRADALGPHTPTLRDLARRGTSFETAIAGGNWTPFSFPDLLGARPVFADAATPGPAADPTLAEALSAAGVETTGVNAGNGFLTEYYGYDRGFDEFESFLDGARTPIGRFLTTHPTVNGWVQYLGWPLGSAAAKLRGRERRHAVDTSHLHALERRAFATLDRVGDDADERPFFLWVHYMDAHTPYVPAPRHVRAVTDGEVGSLQTLLGHVRAGLGKEVDEDTLRTLRALYDASVRQIDESVERLLETLTEAGVRDETTVVLAGDHGEEFLDHGHLAHYPKLYDELVRVPLVVDHPGAPARREESAVPLRDVPPTVCDALGVTPPAAFAGESLLPTVVDGEAPARGPVASLALRGETVTSQPIPRRLDDGTPLVSARTARWTYIRGPDGGVRVFDRDADPGEHDPVDPASVPAETLADLERVADDRLALLDGATAATGGADHGDDGEAPAEIERRLEALGYR, encoded by the coding sequence GTGACATCCGCAGGCGACGCCCCGGCCCGCGGCGTCCTCCTGATCACCGTCGACTCGCTCCGTGCGGACGCGCTCGGCCCGCACACCCCGACGCTGCGCGACCTCGCGCGACGCGGGACCTCGTTCGAGACTGCGATAGCCGGTGGCAACTGGACCCCGTTCTCGTTCCCGGACCTCCTCGGCGCGCGCCCGGTGTTCGCCGACGCGGCGACGCCCGGCCCCGCGGCGGACCCGACGCTCGCGGAGGCGCTGTCGGCCGCCGGCGTCGAGACGACCGGCGTGAACGCCGGCAACGGCTTCCTCACGGAGTACTACGGCTACGACCGCGGGTTCGACGAGTTCGAGTCGTTCCTCGACGGCGCCCGGACGCCGATCGGTCGCTTCCTCACCACCCACCCGACCGTCAACGGCTGGGTGCAGTACCTCGGGTGGCCCCTCGGCAGCGCGGCGGCGAAACTCCGCGGTCGCGAGCGACGCCACGCCGTCGACACCTCCCACCTCCACGCGCTCGAACGCCGGGCGTTCGCCACGCTCGACCGCGTCGGCGACGACGCCGACGAGCGCCCGTTCTTCCTGTGGGTCCACTACATGGACGCCCACACGCCGTACGTCCCCGCACCGCGCCACGTCCGCGCGGTCACCGACGGTGAGGTCGGATCGCTCCAGACGCTACTGGGTCACGTCCGGGCCGGACTCGGAAAGGAGGTCGACGAGGACACCCTCCGGACGCTGCGCGCACTGTACGACGCCTCCGTCCGTCAGATCGACGAGTCGGTCGAGCGCCTCCTCGAGACGCTGACCGAGGCGGGGGTCCGCGACGAGACGACGGTGGTGCTCGCGGGCGACCACGGCGAGGAGTTCCTCGACCACGGCCACCTCGCGCACTACCCGAAACTGTACGACGAACTCGTGCGCGTCCCACTCGTCGTCGACCACCCGGGCGCACCGGCGCGCCGGGAGGAGTCGGCGGTGCCGCTGCGGGACGTGCCGCCGACGGTGTGTGACGCGCTGGGCGTCACGCCACCCGCGGCGTTCGCCGGCGAGAGCCTCCTCCCGACGGTCGTCGACGGCGAGGCGCCCGCGCGCGGCCCGGTCGCGTCGCTCGCGCTGCGCGGGGAGACGGTGACCAGTCAGCCGATCCCTCGCCGCCTCGACGACGGCACGCCGCTGGTGTCCGCGCGGACGGCGCGCTGGACGTACATCCGCGGTCCCGACGGTGGCGTCCGTGTGTTCGACCGCGACGCCGACCCGGGCGAACACGACCCGGTCGACCCCGCGAGCGTCCCCGCGGAGACGCTCGCCGACCTCGAACGCGTCGCTGACGACCGTCTCGCGCTGTTGGACGGTGCGACCGCCGCCACCGGGGGTGCCGACCACGGCGACGACGGCGAGGCACCCGCGGAGATCGAGCGACGGCTCGAAGCGCTCGGCTACCGCTGA
- a CDS encoding HVO_0649 family zinc finger protein, translating to MSMRRPSGTTALDLYRERLREAPTCDQCGYTDEGGVWRTGYRDRRLVYRHTCPRCDAVDRRLFRLDGNE from the coding sequence ATGTCAATGAGGCGCCCGAGCGGCACGACCGCCCTGGATCTGTACCGCGAACGACTGCGGGAGGCACCGACGTGCGACCAGTGCGGCTACACCGACGAGGGGGGCGTCTGGCGGACCGGCTACCGCGACCGCCGACTCGTCTATCGGCACACCTGTCCGCGCTGTGACGCCGTCGACAGGCGGTTGTTCCGGTTGGACGGCAACGAGTGA
- a CDS encoding DUF3194 domain-containing protein, with translation MSEDRPDPTDEEVVRAASEAAEGLVLDRYRQSELRDFDVTVTFEDGVLDVDVYVNPPADADLDAETVADEAARAARDAVDELFGER, from the coding sequence GTGAGCGAGGACCGCCCCGACCCGACGGACGAGGAAGTCGTCCGGGCCGCATCCGAGGCGGCCGAGGGGCTCGTACTCGACCGGTACAGGCAGTCTGAACTGCGCGACTTCGACGTGACGGTCACGTTCGAAGACGGCGTGCTCGACGTCGACGTGTACGTCAACCCGCCCGCCGACGCCGACCTCGACGCCGAGACGGTGGCCGACGAGGCCGCGCGCGCGGCCCGCGACGCCGTCGACGAGCTGTTCGGCGAGCGCTGA
- a CDS encoding prefoldin subunit beta, protein MQGSLPPEAQEKIEELQDLQEQAQQLAEQKQSTQTSLTEAKAALDAMEDIDEDSTMYREVGEILVETDYDTAFDDLEEKVDTLELRAERFDSQEEKVQQQFEDLQEELQQMLQGGAGGPGGMGPGGPGAGGA, encoded by the coding sequence ATGCAGGGTAGTCTACCGCCGGAAGCCCAGGAGAAGATCGAGGAACTGCAGGACCTGCAGGAGCAGGCCCAGCAGCTCGCAGAGCAGAAACAGTCCACGCAGACCTCGCTGACCGAGGCGAAGGCCGCGCTGGACGCGATGGAGGACATCGACGAGGACTCGACGATGTACCGCGAGGTCGGCGAGATCCTCGTCGAGACCGACTACGACACCGCCTTCGACGACCTCGAGGAGAAGGTCGACACGCTCGAACTGCGCGCCGAGCGCTTCGACTCCCAGGAGGAGAAGGTCCAGCAGCAGTTCGAGGATCTGCAGGAGGAGCTCCAGCAGATGCTGCAGGGCGGCGCGGGCGGCCCCGGCGGCATGGGCCCCGGCGGCCCCGGCGCCGGCGGCGCGTAA
- a CDS encoding KEOPS complex subunit Pcc1, protein MSDAYDHRAVLSFPYPDQRRAQVVHDAIGVEVGEIDDDRSTADATLTDATVEVTVRAHDLVALRAGVNTWTRLVETAETVAANAES, encoded by the coding sequence GTGTCCGACGCGTACGACCACCGCGCCGTGCTTTCGTTTCCGTACCCCGACCAGCGGCGCGCACAGGTCGTCCACGACGCGATCGGCGTCGAGGTCGGCGAGATCGACGACGACCGCTCGACCGCCGACGCGACGCTGACCGACGCGACTGTCGAGGTGACGGTGCGCGCGCACGACCTCGTCGCGCTCCGGGCCGGCGTGAACACGTGGACGCGCCTCGTCGAGACTGCTGAGACGGTCGCAGCGAACGCGGAATCGTAG
- a CDS encoding DNA-directed RNA polymerase subunit P — protein sequence MSYKCSRCKRDVELDEYGGVRCPYCGHRVLLKERAPDVKEVDVV from the coding sequence ATGAGCTACAAGTGCTCCCGATGTAAGCGCGACGTCGAACTCGACGAGTACGGCGGCGTGCGCTGTCCCTACTGCGGGCACCGCGTCCTCCTCAAGGAGCGCGCGCCCGACGTGAAGGAAGTCGACGTCGTCTGA
- a CDS encoding 50S ribosomal protein L37ae — MAEQKKARKVGSAGRFGARYGRVARKRVSDIEAQMKSATVDGDDVKRIGTGVWVNEETGETFTGGAYRPQTPGGRSVRRSIRAALEDDSADE; from the coding sequence ATGGCTGAACAGAAGAAGGCGCGGAAGGTCGGCAGCGCCGGCCGGTTCGGCGCGCGATACGGTCGCGTCGCCCGCAAGCGGGTGTCCGACATCGAAGCACAGATGAAGAGCGCGACGGTCGACGGCGACGACGTCAAGCGGATCGGCACCGGCGTGTGGGTCAACGAGGAGACGGGCGAGACGTTCACCGGCGGCGCCTACCGCCCCCAGACGCCCGGCGGTCGCTCCGTGCGCCGCAGCATCCGCGCGGCACTCGAAGACGACAGCGCCGACGAGTAA
- a CDS encoding bacterio-opsin activator domain-containing protein has protein sequence MLIAEFHLSTPVLRDALAAAPEVTADLERTVEGETTRIEFFARGDDLTRFEDALGNDASVDDIRVLGEGPDFRFYRATLAEAATHRTTYHTFEETGARPVSASGDHAGWNFRVQFPDREALATYRDRCRERNVSFTLHALYERADPRAEADEYGLAGDHGAV, from the coding sequence ATGCTCATCGCTGAATTCCACCTATCGACGCCAGTGCTCCGGGACGCGCTCGCCGCCGCACCGGAGGTCACGGCCGACCTCGAACGGACGGTCGAGGGCGAGACCACCCGCATCGAGTTCTTCGCCCGCGGCGACGACCTGACGCGCTTCGAAGACGCGCTCGGCAACGACGCCTCCGTCGACGACATTCGGGTGCTCGGCGAGGGCCCGGACTTCCGGTTCTACCGCGCGACGCTCGCGGAGGCGGCGACCCACCGGACGACGTACCACACCTTCGAGGAGACCGGGGCGCGACCAGTGTCGGCAAGCGGCGACCACGCCGGCTGGAACTTCCGCGTGCAGTTCCCCGACCGCGAGGCGTTGGCGACCTACCGCGACCGCTGTCGCGAGCGCAACGTCTCGTTCACGCTCCACGCGCTCTACGAGCGCGCCGACCCCCGAGCGGAGGCCGACGAGTACGGCCTCGCTGGCGACCACGGCGCCGTCTGA
- a CDS encoding DUF2103 domain-containing protein, translated as MNCRRCGSPLRKPGDYCLSCDTANCESVVIDFRTDRATLTMLGFEPEHLSDDFDPTSLVLGETTVTTIPDDGEQTAPVQLRNFAGRVADEVRRKRPETVYAAGERDPLREARAQLHYEFYRVPDDDPVGAVLARRGEPALEVVETPPEAKIGGSHSTLIGERTGMKAILTAAEHPHVKKVIPGPIDAGGSGSRTGLRAKVTRADEHGNVRLLLRDGSSVQENRVVTTAGDRETGERVRDDLNDVLQESGFGEGGRR; from the coding sequence ATGAACTGTCGGCGGTGTGGTTCGCCCCTCCGCAAGCCCGGAGATTACTGTCTCTCCTGCGACACCGCCAACTGCGAGAGCGTCGTGATCGACTTCCGCACCGACCGCGCGACGCTCACCATGCTCGGCTTCGAACCCGAGCACCTGTCGGACGACTTCGACCCCACCTCGCTCGTACTCGGGGAGACGACGGTCACGACGATTCCTGACGACGGCGAGCAGACGGCGCCGGTCCAACTGCGGAACTTCGCCGGTCGCGTCGCCGACGAGGTGCGCCGCAAGCGCCCGGAGACGGTGTACGCCGCCGGCGAACGCGACCCGCTCCGAGAGGCGCGCGCGCAACTCCACTACGAGTTCTACCGCGTCCCCGACGACGACCCCGTCGGTGCCGTGCTCGCCCGGCGCGGCGAACCGGCACTGGAGGTCGTGGAAACGCCGCCAGAGGCGAAGATCGGCGGCTCGCACTCGACGCTCATCGGCGAGCGCACGGGGATGAAAGCGATCCTCACCGCCGCCGAACACCCCCACGTGAAGAAGGTGATTCCCGGCCCCATCGACGCCGGCGGCTCCGGGTCGCGCACGGGCCTGCGCGCGAAGGTCACCCGAGCGGACGAACACGGCAACGTGCGGCTGCTGCTCCGCGACGGGTCGAGCGTCCAAGAGAACCGCGTCGTCACGACCGCGGGCGACCGCGAGACGGGCGAGCGCGTCCGCGACGACCTCAACGACGTGCTGCAGGAGTCGGGGTTCGGCGAGGGCGGGCGTCGGTAG